A window of Zingiber officinale cultivar Zhangliang chromosome 5A, Zo_v1.1, whole genome shotgun sequence contains these coding sequences:
- the LOC121981296 gene encoding cyclic dof factor 5-like isoform X1, whose protein sequence is MMASSSSFSSSSASSSFCLGSLENICMDTNQSPQNMGMGLQVKPAGYKFAFPVTAATANSGCTRAQPAARPSKEQALKCPRCNSTSTKFCYYNNYSLSQPRYFCKTCRRYWTEGGSLRNVPVGGGSRKNKRSATSSSSSKGPKSFHEGQGLKQGLPDDGSTDYSRQEATCRAYTPGLGHEFIMPMPLPDYTLSFPFDCSNAGLGNLLGVQESSSAAGSSSKLLFPPEELRVVEAPSNYNKNEQFAKNINNKEGGGDDLPPAGFWNTLM, encoded by the exons ATGatggcctcttcttcctccttttctagCAGCTCCGCTTCCTCTTCCTTTTGCCTTGGATCACTTGAGAATATTTGCATGGATACCAACCAGTCGCCGCAG AACATGGGCATGGGGCTGCAGGTGAAGCCCGCGGGATATAAGTTTGCCTTCCCCGTAACCGCCGCCACTGCAAACAGCGGCTGCACCAGGGCGCAGCCAGCGGCGAGGCCAAGCAAGGAGCAAGCCCTCAAGTGTCCCAGGTGCAACTCCACCAGCACCAAGTTCTGCTACTACAACAACTACAGCCTCAGCCAGCCCAGGTACTTCTGCAAGACCTGCAGGAGATACTGGACCGAGGGTGGGTCCCTCAGGAATGTCCCTGTGGGTGGTGGCTCGAGAAAGAACAAGAGATCTGccacttcctcctcctcttccaaaGGTCCAAAGTCGTTCCATGAGGGGCAGGGCCTCAAGCAGGGTCTCCCTGACGACGGCAGCACTGACTACTCCAGACAAGAAGCCACCTGCAGGGCTTATACTCCTGGCCTCGGGCATGAATTCATCATGCCCATGCCACTGCCCGACTACACTCTGAGCTTTCCTTTTGACTGTAGCAATGCTGGGCTTGGAAATTTGCTAGGTGTTCAGGAGAGTAGTTCTGCTGCAGGTAGTAGCAGTAAGCTTCTGTTTCCTCCTGAGGAGCTCAGAGTAGTAGAAGCGCCTTCAAATTACAATAAGAACGAGCAATTTGCCAAGAATATTAATAACAAGGAAGGAGGTGGTGATGATCTACCTCCAGCTGGATTCTGGAACACTCTCATGTGA
- the LOC121981296 gene encoding cyclic dof factor 5-like isoform X2: MLLKNMGMGLQVKPAGYKFAFPVTAATANSGCTRAQPAARPSKEQALKCPRCNSTSTKFCYYNNYSLSQPRYFCKTCRRYWTEGGSLRNVPVGGGSRKNKRSATSSSSSKGPKSFHEGQGLKQGLPDDGSTDYSRQEATCRAYTPGLGHEFIMPMPLPDYTLSFPFDCSNAGLGNLLGVQESSSAAGSSSKLLFPPEELRVVEAPSNYNKNEQFAKNINNKEGGGDDLPPAGFWNTLM; encoded by the exons ATGTTATTAAAG AACATGGGCATGGGGCTGCAGGTGAAGCCCGCGGGATATAAGTTTGCCTTCCCCGTAACCGCCGCCACTGCAAACAGCGGCTGCACCAGGGCGCAGCCAGCGGCGAGGCCAAGCAAGGAGCAAGCCCTCAAGTGTCCCAGGTGCAACTCCACCAGCACCAAGTTCTGCTACTACAACAACTACAGCCTCAGCCAGCCCAGGTACTTCTGCAAGACCTGCAGGAGATACTGGACCGAGGGTGGGTCCCTCAGGAATGTCCCTGTGGGTGGTGGCTCGAGAAAGAACAAGAGATCTGccacttcctcctcctcttccaaaGGTCCAAAGTCGTTCCATGAGGGGCAGGGCCTCAAGCAGGGTCTCCCTGACGACGGCAGCACTGACTACTCCAGACAAGAAGCCACCTGCAGGGCTTATACTCCTGGCCTCGGGCATGAATTCATCATGCCCATGCCACTGCCCGACTACACTCTGAGCTTTCCTTTTGACTGTAGCAATGCTGGGCTTGGAAATTTGCTAGGTGTTCAGGAGAGTAGTTCTGCTGCAGGTAGTAGCAGTAAGCTTCTGTTTCCTCCTGAGGAGCTCAGAGTAGTAGAAGCGCCTTCAAATTACAATAAGAACGAGCAATTTGCCAAGAATATTAATAACAAGGAAGGAGGTGGTGATGATCTACCTCCAGCTGGATTCTGGAACACTCTCATGTGA